The sequence TTAAGCTCTTTTTTAAGACCTTGTTGCTCACTTTGGCAGATCGCAAGAGCTTCGTAAAAGTGCGAAATGCTATTTTGAAATTTTCTGATCTCATACTTTAAAAAGTGGTGTCTTTTTATAAATTTCTCAAAATTTTTCTGACTTGCGTAAATTTTTTCATACTCGTTTAGCTCGTCTTGGTGCTCTAAAATTTTATTTGTATATTCATTACAAATCCCCTTGATAGCTGCTTCAAACGTGCTTTTGTCACATTCATGCTCAAGATCTTCTTTGTAAATTTTGCCATCTTTAAATAAAAATTTAAAAACTTGCTTTTGCGATGATGAGATGAGCGTGATGTAGTCAAACGCATCTCCATAAAAATATCCACAAACCACGTTTTTATAGCTCATCTGCGCTCCTTTTTGCGTAGAAATTTCGCTTAAATTTAGCAAATTCGCCGACCTCTATCGCCTCTCTCATCTCTTTCATTAAATTTAGATAGTAGTGCAGGTTGTGAAGGCTTGCAAGTCTAAAAAATGTTAGCTCCCTTGCCTTAAAAAGGTGGTTTAGATAGCCTCTGGAGTAACGCTTGCAGGTGTAGCACTGGCAAGCTGGGTCTATCGGCGCGTGGTCGTTTATAAATTTGGCTGATTTTATATTTATCTTGCCAAAGCTAGTAAAGAGTGTGCCGTTTCTTGCGTTTCTTGTTGGCATGACGCAGTCAAACATATCAACGCCTCGCTCCACGTTTTCTACAAGATCTTCAGGCGTGCCAACGCCCATTAGATAGCGCGGTCTAAGCTCATCCATAAATGGCATAACCGCCTCAACCGTGTCATACATCGCCTCGTTGCTCTCGCCAACACTAAGACCTCCTATCGCAAGGCCGTCAAATGGCATCTCGTTTAGTGCCTGCGCACAAAATTTACGTGCCTCATAGTCGGTGCCGCCTTGAACGATACCAAAGATATTTTGCTGCAGGCCAACGCCCTTGCTTTGCATAAATTTGTGATAATCAATCGCCTCTTTTGCCCATTTTATCGTTCGCTTTATGCTTAGATCTATCCTTTTTGGCTCAGCAGGCAAGGCGACTAGATCATCAAGTATCATCATGATGTCGCTGCCTAGCTCATACTGCGTGTCAAGGACGGATCTTGGCGTGAAGTAGTGCGTGCTGCCGTCGATGTGGCTCTTAAATTTTATCCCGCCATCGTCGTTTTTGGTGTTTGACCTAAGCGAAAATGCCTGAAATCCGCCGCTATCAGTTAAAAACGAGCGATCAAATTTAGAAAAGCCGTGAAGTCCACCAAACTCACGCACGACCTTGCTGCCAGGGCGCAAGTACATGTGATAGGTGTTTGCTAAAATTATCTTTGCGTCTAAAATTTCACTCATATCAAAGGCATCTAGGCTTTTAACTGCGCCAACCGTGCCAACTGGCATGAAAACTGGCGTTTGTATCACGCTGTGAGCGGTTGCTAGGACGCCTCGCCTTGCATTGCCATCTTTTTTTATAACTTCAAATTTCATCTAAGTCCTTAAAATTCTTGATTTTTTATTTTAACAAAAATTATAATATAATCCAGAAATTTTAAGGCAAAGGAACTTTTTGCAAAAGAGAAATGATATCGTTTTTACCGAAGCAAACGGCACTGCGACCATAAAATTTGCAGGCGAGTTTAGCTATAAAGACGCAAAAAATTTACAAAGCATTTTTAAAAAAATCCAAAAGCTTAAAGGCAATGTTAAATTTGACTTTAGCGAGCTAAAGAGCATTGATTATGCTGTTTTGATCCTTTTAAAAAACACGCTAAATGGCAAGAAATTTGAGATCGTCACAAACGACGAAAAGATAAAGGCGATGAGTGATCTTTTAAATGACGAGAAGATCGACTTTGACTACATGCCACCTCACAATAGCCTAAATTTCTTCTCACGCCTTGGTGAGAAAATTTGCGAGGGATTTGTAAATTTGCTTGAGTTTGGCTCGTTT is a genomic window of Campylobacter concisus containing:
- the tgt gene encoding tRNA guanosine(34) transglycosylase Tgt; its protein translation is MKFEVIKKDGNARRGVLATAHSVIQTPVFMPVGTVGAVKSLDAFDMSEILDAKIILANTYHMYLRPGSKVVREFGGLHGFSKFDRSFLTDSGGFQAFSLRSNTKNDDGGIKFKSHIDGSTHYFTPRSVLDTQYELGSDIMMILDDLVALPAEPKRIDLSIKRTIKWAKEAIDYHKFMQSKGVGLQQNIFGIVQGGTDYEARKFCAQALNEMPFDGLAIGGLSVGESNEAMYDTVEAVMPFMDELRPRYLMGVGTPEDLVENVERGVDMFDCVMPTRNARNGTLFTSFGKINIKSAKFINDHAPIDPACQCYTCKRYSRGYLNHLFKARELTFFRLASLHNLHYYLNLMKEMREAIEVGEFAKFKRNFYAKRSADEL
- a CDS encoding CorA family divalent cation transporter encodes the protein MSYKNVVCGYFYGDAFDYITLISSSQKQVFKFLFKDGKIYKEDLEHECDKSTFEAAIKGICNEYTNKILEHQDELNEYEKIYASQKNFEKFIKRHHFLKYEIRKFQNSISHFYEALAICQSEQQGLKKELKNSIHEASVFKTIANEYACRVEDIYTFIQSAKNDKINKNIYLLTLISALFLPLNFITGFFGMNTNGMFLSSFKDGTLIVFAFVAMLCVLFFIFYYRLNKDIS